The following are encoded in a window of Narcine bancroftii isolate sNarBan1 chromosome 2, sNarBan1.hap1, whole genome shotgun sequence genomic DNA:
- the LOC138753308 gene encoding leucine-rich repeat transmembrane protein FLRT2, whose translation MVRVMGVSRTRVCFKDWITFLYLWIVFLLGLCAQTTWAEFCPLECRCDRKFVYCNDRDLTSVPSGIPEGATILYLQNNAINNAGFPLDLRNVLSVQTVYLYGNELDEFPVNLPKNMKELHLQENNIQTVSREALSQLQKLEKLHLDDNSISTVGIEDGAFREATNLKLLFLSRNHLSSVPVGLPLGLEELRLDENRISTVLELAFRNLTLLQRLVLDGNLLTNKGIAEGALKQLVQLTEFSLVRNSLTLPPANLPGGNLVKLSLQENQINQIPINAFRQLRRLERLDLSNNQLRVLAKGVFDGMPRLKQILLRNNPWHCDCNIKWVTKWLQSLSFSINVRGLMCQGPEKVRGMAIRDLNMNLVSCPAATTAPKVTHLPPVPLPSALPTFFATILTPATNASGLPVTSVSSPPVPIGDNEFTESLPVGPLRLTVQFVNDTCIQISWRAVVAVTKYRITWVKLGHSLVGGIVHERIVSGDTDHLSLMNLEPKSTYRICMVLLDASNNFHPEEDTVCSEATTKTSSFNTNMASSPEQATQQELSSPLLLAGLIGGAVLVVLVALLSVFCWHMHKKGKYDSHSWKYNRGRRKDDYCEAGTKKDNTILEMTETSFHIVSLNNEQMLKDDFRLQSIYPPNGAISYTDCRTRSNSRFCTSGAPDLEQCHT comes from the coding sequence AtggtgagagtgatgggagtgtcaCGGACCAGAGTCTGCTTCAAGGACTGGATTACTTTCTTGTATTTATGGATTGTGTTTCTATTGGGACTGTGCGCACAAACAACTTGGGCAGAATTTTGTCCTTTGGAGTGCCGTTGTGATAGGAAATTTGTTTACTGTAATGACCGTGACTTGACATCAGTGCCTTCTGGAATACCAGAGGGTGCCACTATTCTCTACCTCCAAAACAACGCCATCAACAATGCTGGATTTCCACTTGACTTGCGAAATGTGCTCTCTGTTCAAACCGTGTACTTGTATGGCAACGAACTGGATGAGTTCCCTGTGAATCTACCAAAAAACATGAAGGAGCTCCACTTGCAGGAAAATAATATCCAGACTGTCTCCAGggaagctctcagccaattgcagAAACTTGAAAAGCTCCATCTGGATGATAACTCTATCTCGACTGTTGGCATTGAGGACGGTGCTTTTCGAGAAGCTACCAACCTGAAGCTCCTGTTCTTGTCCAGGAACCACTTGAGCAGCGTGCCGGTTGGGCTACCCTTAGGGCTAGAAGAGCTACGGTTAGATGAGAACAGGATCTCCACCGTGTTGGAGCTCGCCTTTCGAAATCTGACTCTTCTTCAGCGCCTGGTATTGGATGGGAACCTCTTGACCAACAAAGGCATTGCTGAGGGTGCTCTGAAGCAACTCGTGCAATTAACCGAGTTCTCGCTGGTGCGGAACTCCCTGACCCTGCCACCGGCAAACCTTCCGGGCGGCAATCTAGTGAAGTTGAGTTTGCAGGAGAACCAAATCAATCAGATTCCAATCAACGCCTTCAGGCAACTGAGACGGCTGGAGAGGCTGGATCTTTCCAACAACCAGCTCCGGGTACTGGCAAAAGGAGTGTTTGATGGTATGCCCAGATTGAAACAAATTCTTTTGAGGAATAATCCATGGCATTGCGACTGCAACATAAAATGGGTGACCAAGTGGCTGCAGTCACTTTCATTTTCTATCAATGTGCGTGGTTTGATGTGTCAGGGGCCCGAGAAAGTCAGGGGGATGGCAATAAGAGATCTGAATATGAATCTGGTATCCTGTCCTGCTGCTACCACTGCTCCTAAAGTCACCCacctacctcctgttcccttaccATCTGCCTTGCCAACCTTCTTTGCCACCATTTTGACTCCTGCTACAAATGCCTCCGGTCTCCCAGTTACGTCAGTCTCGAGCCCCCCTGTGCCAATCGGTGACAACGAATTCACAGAATCTCTGCCAGTCGGTCCGCTGCGACTCACTGTTCAGTTTGTGAATGACACGTGCATTCAAATCAGTTGGCGGGCTGTCGTCGCGGTGACCAAGTACAGGATCACGTGGGTGAAGCTTGGACACAGTCTCGTCGGCGGAATTGTGCACGAGAGGATAGTCAGTGGAGACACTGATCACCTGAGCTTGATGAACCTGGAACCCAAATCCACCTACAGGATTTGCATGGTTCTGCTGGACGCCTCAAACAACTTTCACCCTGAGGAGGATACAGTTTGTTCAGAAGCCACCACCAAGACGTCGTCTTTTAACACAAACATGGCCTCAAGCCCTGAGCAGGCCACCCAGCAGGAGCTGAGCTCCCCGCTACTGCTGGCGGGGCTGATAGGGGGAGCAGTGCTTGTCGTACTGGTAGCGCTACTCAGCGTTTTCTGCTGGCACATGCACAAAAAGGGGAAGTATGACTCGCATTCATGGAAGTACAACCGTGGACGGAGAAAAGATGATTACTGTGAGGCCGGGACAAAAAAGGACAACACCATTCTTGAAATGACTGAGACCAGTTTTCACATAGTCTCATTAAATAATGAACAAATGCTGAAGGACGACTTTAGACTGCAGTCAATATACCCTCCAAATGGTGCGATTAGTTATACAGACTGCCGCACCAGAAGCAACAGCAGATTCTGTACCAGTGGGGCTCCAGATTTGGAACAATGTCACACATGA